Proteins found in one Campylobacter canadensis genomic segment:
- a CDS encoding DNA cytosine methyltransferase, translating into MNVVDLFSGCGGFSLGFKQSGFNIIKAVEFDKTIAKSYMANHPQTLMINEDISKVDNYDYFQKNEADVIIGGPPCQGFSMAGARIRKGFIDDERNYLFRHYINIVNIINPKVFIMENVKGILSSNKGEIIKEIERKINITQNYKIYHIYPLLVNAKDFGVPQNRERVIIIGVLDNKIDIDKEIKNTKANILKKIPTFFDNVMIKDALFGMPNCIGDNLISYPKTAYQEYLHGNSKGVLKNHTQTNHSKKALERIKRIKPNENYTSLQEDINSIHSGSYGRMSFNGISNTITTRFDTPSGGRFIHPIYDRTITPREAARIQSFPDDFVFSGSRTSIMKQIGNAVPIKVAYFFANLTKRILNEYNT; encoded by the coding sequence ATGAATGTTGTTGATTTATTTTCAGGTTGTGGTGGATTTTCTTTAGGCTTTAAGCAAAGTGGATTTAACATCATAAAAGCTGTAGAATTTGATAAAACTATAGCCAAATCGTATATGGCTAATCACCCGCAAACTTTGATGATTAACGAAGATATTTCTAAAGTAGACAATTATGATTATTTTCAAAAAAATGAAGCCGATGTGATTATTGGAGGACCTCCTTGTCAAGGATTTTCAATGGCTGGAGCTCGTATAAGAAAAGGTTTTATTGATGACGAGAGAAATTATCTTTTTAGGCATTATATAAATATAGTGAATATAATAAATCCTAAAGTATTTATTATGGAGAATGTAAAAGGTATTTTAAGCTCTAATAAAGGTGAAATAATTAAAGAAATTGAAAGAAAAATAAATATTACGCAAAATTATAAAATCTATCATATTTATCCGCTACTTGTTAACGCAAAAGATTTTGGAGTTCCGCAAAATAGAGAAAGAGTTATAATTATTGGTGTATTAGACAACAAGATTGATATAGACAAAGAAATTAAAAATACAAAAGCTAATATATTAAAAAAAATTCCTACTTTTTTTGACAATGTAATGATAAAAGATGCATTGTTTGGTATGCCAAATTGCATTGGTGATAATTTAATTTCATACCCAAAAACTGCATACCAAGAGTATTTGCATGGTAATAGCAAAGGTGTTTTAAAAAACCACACACAAACTAATCACTCTAAAAAAGCACTAGAAAGAATAAAACGAATAAAACCCAATGAAAATTATACTTCTTTGCAAGAAGATATAAATTCAATACATAGTGGTTCTTATGGAAGAATGAGTTTTAATGGTATTTCCAATACCATTACAACAAGGTTTGATACACCAAGCGGTGGTAGATTTATACATCCTATATATGATAGGACGATAACTCCAAGAGAAGCAGCAAGAATTCAAAGCTTTCCCGATGATTTTGTTTTTAGTGGTTCAAGAACATCGATTATGAAACAAATAGGAAATGCGGTTCCTATTAAAGTTGCTTATTTTTTTGCAAATTTAACTAAAAGGATTTTAAATGAATATAACACTTGA